A genomic window from Terriglobia bacterium includes:
- the nusB gene encoding transcription antitermination factor NusB: MGSRTKSRELALQMLFQWEVGKHAPAYVVQTFLQGRNLAPDVDNFARSLFEGTVLEVSTLDRTITQHAEHWRTDRMPAIDRNILRMALHEILHHPETPGTVVINEALELARRFASEDSVEFVNGVLDAIWKSLPQPQPKA; encoded by the coding sequence ATGGGTTCTAGAACAAAATCTCGTGAATTAGCCCTCCAGATGCTTTTTCAGTGGGAGGTCGGCAAGCACGCTCCTGCCTATGTTGTGCAGACTTTCCTGCAGGGGCGCAATCTCGCGCCAGACGTTGACAACTTTGCACGCAGCCTGTTCGAAGGGACTGTCCTCGAAGTTTCAACACTCGACCGCACCATCACCCAGCATGCCGAGCACTGGCGAACAGATCGTATGCCCGCAATCGACCGCAATATTCTCCGGATGGCCCTCCATGAAATACTTCACCACCCGGAAACTCCGGGCACGGTCGTCATCAATGAAGCTCTTGAACTCGCCCGCCGCTTCGCCAGCGAAGACTCCGTGGAATTTGTGAATGGCGTTCTGGATGCAATCTGGAAGTCATTACCTCAACCCCAGCCCAAGGCGTGA
- a CDS encoding enoyl-CoA hydratase-related protein, whose protein sequence is MGYETLLFETRAAIAYVTINRPQKLNALNHKAIHELSDCIDRIAREPEARGVILTGVGKKAFVAGADISELAALTPIEARKKALEGQALMNRIESLGKPVVAAVNGFALGGGCELAMACTFRIASENARFGQPEVRLGIIPGYAGTQRLPRLVGKGRALELILSGEPIGAQEAWLIGLVNKVVNSTELISASENLLQRILANGPIAVRYAIEAVNRGLEMAEAEAEQLEASLFGLCCATTDMKEGTRAFLEKRLAKFTGE, encoded by the coding sequence ATGGGTTACGAAACGTTGCTTTTTGAAACGCGGGCTGCAATCGCCTATGTGACGATTAACCGGCCGCAAAAGCTCAACGCTCTCAACCACAAAGCCATTCACGAGCTCAGTGACTGCATTGACCGGATTGCCAGGGAGCCTGAGGCGCGCGGCGTCATCCTGACCGGCGTGGGCAAAAAAGCCTTCGTGGCTGGCGCGGACATCAGTGAGCTGGCGGCACTCACTCCAATCGAAGCGCGCAAGAAGGCACTCGAAGGACAGGCGCTTATGAATAGGATTGAAAGCCTGGGAAAACCCGTTGTCGCCGCCGTGAACGGCTTCGCGCTGGGCGGCGGCTGCGAACTCGCCATGGCATGCACCTTCCGGATTGCATCAGAGAACGCGCGCTTCGGCCAGCCGGAGGTCAGGCTGGGAATCATTCCCGGCTACGCCGGAACGCAACGCCTGCCGCGCCTGGTGGGTAAGGGCCGGGCCCTCGAGTTGATTCTTTCGGGCGAGCCCATCGGCGCCCAGGAAGCCTGGCTGATCGGGCTCGTGAACAAGGTGGTAAACTCAACTGAGCTGATATCGGCCTCTGAGAATCTGCTCCAGAGAATTCTGGCCAACGGCCCCATCGCTGTCCGTTATGCTATTGAAGCTGTCAACCGCGGGTTGGAAATGGCAGAAGCAGAGGCAGAGCAACTCGAGGCCAGCCTTTTCGGACTCTGCTGTGCGACGACCGATATGAAAGAAGGAACGCGCGCATTTCTGGAAAAACGCCTGGCGAAATTCACGGGCGAGTAG
- the lepA gene encoding translation elongation factor 4, whose translation MTQARYIRNFSIVAHIDHGKSTLADRLLELTGTVAKRDMEAQLLDSMDLERERGITIKAHSVRLNYRARDGNEYQLNLIDTPGHVDFSYEVSRSLSACEGALLVIDASQGVEAQTLANAQLAMNNNLEIVPVINKIDLPGANIEETRRQIEQTLAIDSSEALLISAKQGTGVEEVLEAIVAKIPAPAGSPEAPLQALIFDSWFDSYRGVVVLARVVQGTVVPGMKVRLWSNSQTYTVEQLGILTPSAVPVESLQAGEVGFVIANIKRVSDTKIGDTITQDDRPAAEPLPGFEDIKPMVFAGLYPVESSEYESLRDALEKLRLNDSSLFYEPENSAALGFGFRCGFLGLLHMEIVQERLEREFKLNLITTAPGVRYRVTTKDGNVHEIDNPTRFPEPNEISKIEEPVITAMILTHDDYLGGILALAEEKRGIQKGFEYVAQKRVLLTYELPLNEVVLDFYDRLKSVSRGYASLDYHFSGYWDSNLVKVDLLVAGEPVDALSFVCHRDHAQPRARTLCERMRKLIPRQLFEVAIQASIGSKIIARENVPAMRKNVLAKCYGGDITRKRKLLEKQKEGKRRMKRVGKVDIPQEAFLAVLRVNE comes from the coding sequence ATGACCCAAGCACGTTATATTCGCAATTTTTCGATTGTCGCCCACATTGACCACGGCAAATCCACGCTTGCCGACCGATTACTGGAGTTGACGGGGACGGTTGCTAAGCGGGACATGGAAGCTCAGTTGCTCGACTCGATGGACCTGGAACGAGAGCGGGGCATCACCATCAAGGCCCATTCGGTGCGGCTGAACTACAGGGCGCGGGACGGAAACGAGTATCAGTTAAATCTGATCGATACTCCCGGACATGTCGACTTTTCCTACGAAGTGTCCAGAAGCCTGTCCGCATGCGAAGGGGCATTGCTGGTGATTGACGCCTCCCAGGGAGTTGAGGCCCAGACACTGGCCAACGCGCAGCTCGCGATGAATAACAATCTGGAAATCGTGCCGGTTATCAATAAGATTGACCTGCCCGGAGCAAACATCGAGGAAACCCGGCGGCAGATTGAGCAGACGCTGGCCATCGACTCGAGCGAGGCCCTCCTGATCAGCGCCAAGCAGGGCACTGGGGTCGAGGAAGTGCTGGAAGCAATTGTGGCGAAAATCCCCGCGCCGGCGGGATCTCCGGAAGCTCCTTTGCAGGCCTTGATTTTTGATTCCTGGTTTGACAGCTACCGAGGTGTAGTGGTGCTGGCGCGGGTGGTGCAGGGGACCGTTGTGCCTGGCATGAAGGTCCGCCTCTGGTCCAACAGCCAAACCTATACGGTGGAGCAATTGGGGATCTTGACGCCTTCCGCGGTCCCCGTAGAAAGCTTGCAGGCCGGCGAAGTGGGTTTTGTGATTGCCAACATCAAGCGCGTGTCTGACACGAAGATCGGCGACACGATCACCCAGGACGATCGCCCCGCAGCGGAACCGCTTCCCGGATTCGAGGACATTAAGCCTATGGTGTTCGCGGGGCTTTATCCGGTGGAATCCAGCGAATACGAGTCCCTGCGAGATGCGCTTGAAAAACTGCGATTGAACGATTCATCTCTCTTCTACGAGCCGGAAAACTCCGCGGCGCTCGGTTTCGGCTTCCGGTGCGGCTTCCTGGGCCTGCTCCACATGGAGATTGTCCAGGAACGCTTGGAGCGGGAATTCAAGCTGAACCTGATCACCACGGCGCCGGGCGTCCGCTATCGCGTTACAACAAAAGATGGGAATGTCCATGAAATCGATAACCCCACGCGGTTTCCCGAGCCTAACGAAATTTCCAAAATCGAAGAACCCGTCATTACTGCGATGATCTTGACCCACGACGACTACCTGGGCGGCATTCTGGCGCTGGCGGAGGAAAAACGCGGAATCCAGAAAGGCTTTGAGTACGTCGCGCAGAAGCGCGTGCTGCTGACGTATGAGCTGCCTTTGAACGAAGTTGTCCTGGATTTTTATGACCGGCTCAAATCTGTTTCGCGCGGCTATGCCTCGCTCGATTACCATTTTTCGGGATACTGGGATTCCAATCTGGTTAAAGTTGACCTGCTGGTGGCTGGCGAGCCGGTCGATGCGCTCTCGTTTGTCTGCCATCGCGATCACGCCCAGCCACGGGCGCGCACACTCTGTGAGCGAATGCGAAAACTGATCCCTCGCCAGCTTTTCGAAGTAGCCATACAGGCTTCCATCGGCTCCAAGATTATCGCCCGTGAAAACGTTCCCGCCATGCGAAAGAACGTGCTGGCCAAGTGCTACGGCGGTGACATCACGCGCAAGCGCAAGCTCCTCGAAAAGCAGAAAGAAGGGAAGCGCCGTATGAAGCGCGTCGGTAAAGTGGACATCCCTCAGGAAGCTTTCCTTGCGGTCCTGCGCGTCAATGAATAG
- a CDS encoding CPBP family intramembrane glutamic endopeptidase: MLTSIFRGPDGVRSGWRLLIFIALAAVPFVTIQVLLAAGGFRPDIVHELPPTVILVGEGLEFLCPLFAAWVMSHLEDRAFSDYGLPGRGAFGRNFWVGAGIGLIALSVLLVGIRVGHGFYFGSVALHARGAFYFGVMWAVAFLVVGFAEEFLFRGYALTTLTDGIGFWPAAIVLSAIFGAVHLSNLRENPTGALSAGLVGLLFCFSLHRTGSLWFAIGFHAAWDYGQSFIYSVPNSGVLAQGHLLNSHLNSGAPAWLTGGAVGPEGSVFVFIVLAMIFILIDRMYPEVRFPSRVVAAEQIPPGAGAVSSVPETAPGRD, translated from the coding sequence GTGCTCACAAGTATCTTTAGAGGCCCCGACGGCGTTCGGTCGGGCTGGCGGCTGCTGATTTTTATTGCTCTGGCAGCGGTTCCTTTCGTCACCATCCAAGTTCTGTTGGCGGCTGGCGGATTTCGGCCGGATATTGTACACGAGCTGCCGCCGACGGTGATTCTGGTGGGCGAAGGCCTGGAGTTTCTTTGCCCACTTTTTGCGGCCTGGGTGATGAGCCACTTGGAGGACAGGGCGTTCAGTGATTATGGATTGCCAGGTCGGGGAGCCTTTGGACGCAACTTCTGGGTGGGGGCGGGCATCGGGCTGATCGCTTTGTCGGTCCTGCTGGTCGGAATTCGGGTCGGCCACGGTTTTTATTTCGGCAGCGTTGCCCTCCACGCGCGTGGAGCGTTTTACTTCGGCGTGATGTGGGCCGTCGCATTTCTTGTGGTTGGCTTCGCGGAAGAATTTTTGTTTCGCGGCTATGCGCTGACTACACTTACTGACGGAATCGGGTTCTGGCCTGCGGCGATCGTGCTCTCGGCTATATTTGGCGCTGTCCACCTTTCAAATCTTCGCGAGAACCCGACGGGAGCTCTATCGGCCGGGCTGGTCGGACTGCTGTTCTGCTTCAGCCTTCACCGAACAGGGAGCCTGTGGTTTGCGATCGGGTTCCACGCCGCCTGGGATTATGGCCAGAGCTTTATCTATTCGGTCCCGAACAGCGGTGTGCTGGCCCAGGGACACTTGCTGAATTCTCACTTGAATTCCGGTGCTCCGGCCTGGCTGACGGGCGGGGCTGTGGGGCCTGAAGGTAGCGTGTTCGTCTTCATCGTACTGGCGATGATATTCATTCTGATCGACCGGATGTATCCTGAAGTCAGGTTTCCCTCGCGTGTTGTCGCCGCTGAGCAGATTCCGCCAGGGGCAGGCGCGGTTTCAAGCGTGCCCGAGACTGCCCCAGGGAGGGACTGA
- a CDS encoding adenosine-specific kinase, protein MELKIVKIDKPGDMNFILGQSHFIKTVEDLYEALVQTVPEIKFGIGFCESSGPALVRWAGNDLNLVRLAQENAFALSCGHSFIIFMEKAYPINILNVVKNVPEVCRIFCATANPVEVIVAETEQGRGILGVIDGAKPKGIETEADIKARKEFLRKIGYKL, encoded by the coding sequence ATGGAACTGAAAATCGTAAAGATCGACAAGCCTGGCGACATGAACTTTATCCTCGGGCAGTCCCACTTTATTAAAACCGTCGAGGACCTGTATGAGGCGCTTGTCCAGACAGTCCCTGAAATTAAGTTCGGTATCGGATTCTGCGAGTCGTCCGGCCCGGCGCTGGTGCGCTGGGCGGGCAACGACCTGAACCTGGTCCGGCTGGCCCAGGAGAACGCCTTTGCCCTTTCCTGCGGGCATTCGTTCATCATCTTCATGGAAAAGGCTTACCCCATCAACATCCTCAATGTGGTGAAGAACGTGCCTGAGGTCTGCCGGATTTTTTGTGCTACTGCGAATCCCGTAGAAGTGATTGTGGCTGAAACAGAGCAGGGGCGCGGCATTCTGGGCGTGATCGACGGCGCCAAGCCCAAGGGCATCGAAACCGAAGCCGACATCAAGGCGCGCAAAGAATTTCTGCGGAAGATTGGCTACAAGTTGTAG
- the xseA gene encoding exodeoxyribonuclease VII large subunit: MSQIPLNLVPQRKIYTVAELSFAVKNLLETSYPDVWVTGEVSNFRAAPSGHCYFTLKDASAQLKAVCFRNQARYLKFRPQDGLAVIARGHLGVYEARGEYQLSVEYLEPAGVGALQLAFEQLRQRLAAEGIFDQARKKPLPVLPRAIGIVTSPSGAAIRDILRVLKRRFPNMSIFLYPAAVQGAPAAGEIVEGIEYFNQHPLVEVLIVGRGGGSMEDLWPFNEEIVARAIAASKVPVISAVGHETDFTISDFVADLRAPTPSAAAEMVVHRREDFILELANRVRHMSQNIRLRISEARGELAELRMHRAIQQFPARVQERSQRIDEFLGEMERSLRGRLEAARGQFLELTARLLRFEPTRLLEIRWIEIQRSKSRLGRVETELSMMIGERLHASQIAWMDASSGVLRNNLRGTLRLRLASVHQRDMELQGRIGRIVTERRHLLEHYHSLLEERSPLTILNRGYSITRDTENRIVRDAAAVNVGDQLSIRLAGGELGATVSEKRK; the protein is encoded by the coding sequence ATGAGCCAAATCCCGCTGAACCTGGTGCCGCAGAGGAAGATTTATACCGTCGCAGAGCTCAGTTTTGCGGTCAAAAACCTGCTCGAGACGAGCTATCCAGACGTTTGGGTTACGGGTGAGGTGTCAAATTTCCGGGCAGCCCCATCAGGGCACTGCTACTTCACCTTGAAAGATGCGTCCGCGCAGCTCAAAGCCGTATGTTTTCGGAACCAGGCGCGTTATCTCAAATTTAGGCCGCAGGATGGCCTTGCCGTCATTGCCAGAGGACACCTGGGCGTTTATGAGGCACGCGGCGAATATCAACTCTCTGTCGAATATCTTGAACCGGCGGGCGTGGGAGCCCTTCAGCTTGCCTTTGAGCAACTGAGGCAGCGGTTGGCCGCCGAGGGGATTTTCGACCAGGCTCGTAAAAAGCCCCTGCCTGTGCTCCCGCGGGCCATTGGTATTGTAACGTCGCCCAGCGGCGCAGCGATTCGCGATATCCTGCGTGTGCTCAAGCGCCGTTTCCCGAACATGAGCATTTTCCTTTACCCGGCAGCGGTCCAGGGTGCGCCTGCAGCGGGAGAGATCGTGGAAGGTATCGAATACTTCAACCAGCATCCCCTGGTTGAGGTGCTCATCGTCGGCCGCGGCGGGGGATCGATGGAAGATCTGTGGCCCTTTAATGAGGAGATCGTTGCACGCGCCATTGCCGCTTCAAAGGTCCCGGTCATTTCTGCTGTCGGGCACGAAACCGACTTCACCATTTCCGATTTCGTCGCCGATCTGCGCGCGCCCACGCCCTCTGCCGCCGCTGAAATGGTGGTCCACCGCAGAGAAGATTTTATACTTGAGCTTGCAAATCGCGTTCGACACATGTCCCAGAACATCCGGCTCAGGATTTCCGAAGCGCGGGGCGAATTGGCAGAGCTTCGCATGCACCGCGCGATCCAACAATTCCCAGCGCGGGTCCAGGAACGCAGCCAGCGGATCGATGAGTTCCTGGGTGAAATGGAACGGTCGCTTCGCGGCAGGCTGGAGGCGGCGCGGGGGCAGTTCCTCGAACTCACAGCCCGCCTGCTTCGATTCGAGCCCACGCGGCTGCTGGAAATCCGATGGATCGAAATCCAGCGGAGCAAATCCCGGCTGGGCAGGGTGGAAACTGAACTGAGCATGATGATCGGAGAGCGGTTGCACGCCAGTCAGATTGCCTGGATGGACGCTTCCTCCGGCGTTCTGCGCAATAACCTCCGTGGAACGCTGCGGCTGCGGCTTGCGTCAGTTCATCAACGAGACATGGAACTTCAAGGCAGGATAGGCCGAATCGTTACTGAGCGCCGCCACCTTCTGGAACATTATCACTCACTGCTTGAAGAGCGCAGCCCGCTCACCATCCTGAACCGCGGCTATTCGATTACGCGCGACACCGAAAACAGGATCGTCCGCGACGCCGCCGCTGTTAACGTTGGAGATCAGCTATCAATTCGTCTGGCGGGTGGAGAGCTTGGAGCGACGGTAAGCGAGAAGAGAAAATAG
- a CDS encoding DUF2905 domain-containing protein, with amino-acid sequence MNSGLPGDIGKALVILGGVLVVLGLLFMLAPKFSALGLGHLPGDFRYKGKHTSFYFPLTTCILVSAVVTLILWLISRFMRH; translated from the coding sequence ATGAACTCTGGACTCCCTGGCGACATTGGAAAAGCGCTGGTGATCCTGGGCGGCGTGCTTGTTGTCCTTGGGCTGCTGTTCATGCTGGCCCCAAAGTTTTCCGCGCTTGGACTTGGGCACCTTCCAGGCGACTTCCGTTACAAGGGCAAGCACACAAGCTTTTATTTCCCGTTGACCACCTGCATTCTAGTGAGTGCGGTGGTCACTTTGATCTTGTGGTTGATTTCCCGTTTCATGCGTCATTAG
- a CDS encoding ROK family protein, whose product MDKMIIGIDIGGTKVAGGLVDRKCRLARAVTLPTKAGDGFEVSFSQVLTLIKRLLNQAGGPDHIKGIGICCPGPLNPRTGMVINPPNLPGWVNIPVAERVEKEFQVPTRLENDANAAGLAEVLFGAAVGYTDVFYVTVSTGVGTGIIINKKIYHGKNGFAAEGGHVTIDYRSPYICGCGTPGDVEALTAGPAIVRRTIVRLEQEHTVQSLLRERTQNDLRRLTPEIIAECAATGDGVAKAIVEETGYLLGVWLASMITLLDPDAIVIGGGVSRIGKPLFDMIRKTIPHYTVNRQAKNTPVLPAKLQKDVGVFGAASLFLQEGEEAEKD is encoded by the coding sequence ATGGACAAGATGATCATTGGAATTGATATTGGCGGAACAAAAGTCGCTGGGGGTTTGGTGGACAGGAAGTGTCGGCTCGCCAGAGCGGTTACTCTCCCTACCAAGGCCGGCGACGGGTTCGAGGTCAGCTTCAGCCAGGTACTAACCCTCATTAAGCGGCTGCTCAATCAGGCAGGCGGCCCCGATCACATCAAAGGAATCGGGATCTGTTGCCCTGGCCCGCTGAACCCGCGCACTGGAATGGTGATTAACCCCCCCAATCTGCCTGGCTGGGTCAATATCCCTGTTGCCGAACGCGTGGAGAAGGAATTCCAGGTCCCTACCCGCCTTGAAAACGATGCGAACGCCGCAGGATTGGCAGAGGTGTTGTTCGGGGCTGCAGTTGGGTATACCGACGTCTTTTACGTCACTGTTTCAACCGGTGTGGGTACTGGAATCATCATCAACAAGAAGATCTATCACGGCAAGAATGGCTTTGCTGCGGAGGGAGGCCACGTCACCATTGACTACCGCAGCCCGTATATCTGCGGTTGCGGGACTCCGGGTGATGTTGAGGCGCTCACGGCTGGTCCTGCCATCGTCCGGCGGACCATCGTGAGACTGGAGCAGGAACATACGGTCCAGAGCCTGCTGCGCGAACGGACCCAGAACGATCTCCGCCGGCTTACGCCGGAAATAATCGCGGAGTGCGCCGCTACAGGCGATGGAGTGGCCAAGGCGATCGTCGAAGAGACAGGCTATCTCCTCGGAGTGTGGCTGGCGTCGATGATCACCCTGCTGGATCCCGACGCCATAGTCATCGGGGGAGGAGTTTCCCGAATCGGCAAGCCACTGTTCGATATGATCCGTAAAACGATTCCCCATTACACTGTTAATCGTCAGGCAAAAAATACGCCCGTGTTGCCCGCCAAGCTCCAAAAGGACGTGGGCGTCTTCGGCGCCGCCAGCCTGTTCTTGCAGGAAGGCGAAGAAGCCGAGAAAGACTAG